A genome region from Eremothecium gossypii ATCC 10895 chromosome VII, complete sequence includes the following:
- the TRS20 gene encoding TRAPP subunit TRS20 (Syntenic homolog of Saccharomyces cerevisiae YBR254C (TRS20)) yields MPFYFAIIGHKDNPIYEVEFISLQQSFPPDLKELNPFILHASLDIIEDLQWQSTHSASLASSVGNSGSSGGGSFLRSRHTHGGAGAPGSCYLSKVDNFYGLSITGYITYGNMKFVMIHGTQNGAPVSVDDGMLKSFYQEVHELYIKTLMNPFYKVDEPITSPTFDWKVKQLAKKYLVK; encoded by the coding sequence ATGCCGTTCTACTTCGCCATAATAGGTCATAAAGACAACCCTATCTATGAGGTTGAGTTCATTTCACTGCAGCAGTCCTTTCCACCAGACTTAAAGGAGCTGAACCCATTTATCCTACATGCTTCGCTAGACATAATAGAAGACTTACAGTGGCAGTCTACGCACTCAGCGTCCCTAGCAAGCAGTGTTGGCAACTCTGGAAGCAGCGGAGGCGGATCCTTCTTGCGCTCCAGGCATACCCATGGTGGGGCTGGTGCGCCCGGTAGCTGTTACTTGTCCAAGGTGGACAACTTCTACGGCCTATCGATTACGGGATACATAACATACGGAAACATGAAGTTTGTCATGATCCATGGGACCCAGAATGGAGCGCCTGTATCTGTCGATGATGGGATGCTAAAAAGTTTTTATCAGGAAGTGCACGAGCTCTACATCAAAACGCTCATGAATCCCTTTTATAAGGTTGACGAACCTATAACAAGCCCCACCTTTGACTGGAAAGTGAAGCAGCTTGCCAAGAAGTACCTGGTGAAATAG
- the DSN1 gene encoding MIND complex subunit DSN1 (Syntenic homolog of Saccharomyces cerevisiae YIR010W (DSN1)) codes for MSTDVSGLQTPHRRRSGVQGLKVHTLPTDPDDAKQSGSAVRTSQSQGYEDAQIDDEYAKAKPQSSFEMDEDFKFKRRRRKDEALGERLESLQEMQQARWVENFNSSMQQAPPVVPSQYGQLAPPNMMAPPQYMPYMYYYPMPAPMVPIPTSPQRPGEMPSSMQGYPNTSTQPFFPHLGPMMGGGQVVPQQGMYPGYYSQEARDMSRARDPQQSRDRRKTIMSQRGRRLSMLSLQGDERAVDAMRSEIVSPHKDVPETDFYRHIANTSFGRGLQTRQLFNWCFIRCLRKYEENIGTMSAGNDAADYTSPKRISMMILKEFVQDLRKGKLEMDWDGKSIPEGDEQGDVTEDTVLRELFDEDEHHGARSSPTRRKRKAMLIPNEKNIQNMENIKVLEEKIAELRDEISQWSVELDKEEHQTAATVLETVPQSRDVEIDALPAVPIVPNFKMQFCQSMDRLLGSSHLLAAHAQLLSKTLALKSGKIAKRISNRKRIGKSHASKAAIKNLLVGLSSTMAPADS; via the coding sequence ATGAGCACAGATGTATCGGGCCTCCAGACGCCACATAGACGAAGGTCGGGTGTGCAGGGCTTGAAAGTACACACTCTTCCGACGGATCCCGATGACGCGAAACAGAGTGGAAGTGCAGTTCGAACTAGCCAGAGCCAGGGATATGAAGATGCACAGATAGACGATGAATATGCCAAGGCCAAGCCGCAATCAAGCTTTGAGATGGACGAGGACTTTAAGTTCAAGCGGCGGAGAAGGAAAGACGAGGCGCTGGGGGAGCGCCTGGAGTCGCTGCAGGAGATGCAGCAGGCGCGGTGGGTGGAGAACTTCAACAGCTCGATGCAGCAGGCGCCGCCCGTGGTGCCGTCGCAGTACGGTcagctggcgccgccgaACATGATGGCTCCGCCGCAGTACATGCCCTACATGTACTACTACCCGATGCCTGCGCCCATGGTGCCGATCCCCACGTCGCCGCAGCGGCCTGGGGAGATGCCTTCTTCGATGCAGGGATATCCGAACACTTCCACACAGCCGTTTTTTCCGCATCTGGGGCCGATGATGGGCGGCGGGCAGGTTGTCCCGCAGCAGGGCATGTATCCTGGCTACTACTCGCAGGAGGCGCGCGATATGTCTCGGGCTCGTGATCCCCAGCAGAGCAGAGACCGCCGCAAAACCATCATGTCTCAGCGGGGCCGTCGGCTGTCCATGCTTTCTTTGCAGGGCGACGAGCGCGCGGTGGACGCAATGCGTTCCGAAATTGTATCTCCGCATAAGGACGTTCCCGAGACCGACTTCTACCGCCACATAGCGAATACATCCTTCGGGCGGGGGTTGCAGACTCGGCAACTGTTTAACTGGTGCTTTATTAGATGTCTACGGAAGTACGAGGAGAACATTGGAACAATGTCTGCCGGTAATGACGCCGCTGACTATACCAGTCCCAAACGAATAAGCATGATGATTCTTAAAGAGTTCGTTCAAGACTTGCGCAAGGGGAAACTAGAAATGGACTGGGACGGGAAGAGCATCCCAGAGGGCGACGAGCAGGGCGATGTGACCGAAGATACTGTTTTGCGTGAGCTTTTCGATGAAGATGAGCACCATGGGGCCCGCAGCAGTCCAACGCGCAGGAAACGCAAGGCTATGCTCATACCAAATGAAAAGAATATCCAGAACATGGAAAACATCAAGGTATTGGAAGAGAAAATTGCGGAGCTGCGCGATGAGATCTCCCAGTGGTCCGTGGAGTTGGACAAAGAGGAACACCAAACAGCAGCGACAGTGCTTGAAACCGTCCCACAATCACGGGACGTCGAGATAGACGCGCTGCCTGCTGTGCCGATTGTTCCGAACTTCAAAATGCAGTTTTGCCAATCCATGGACAGGCTCCTTGGGTCCTCCCACCTGCTTGCTGCGCATGCCCAGCTCCTCTCGAAAACACTTGCCTTAAAGTCAGGCAAGATTGCCAAGCGCATTTCCAATAGAAAGCGCATTGGCAAGTCACATGCCTCGAAGGCTGCAATCAAAAACTTACTAGTTGGCCTTTCCAGCACTATGGCACCAGCCGATTCATGA
- the SRB6 gene encoding Srb6p (Syntenic homolog of Saccharomyces cerevisiae YBR253W (SRB6)) — MSNQVLLDKLDRTTESLSQALAQLVKLSSIDRASADSDGDNDGTTDSITSVATNGVMMVHAHTTQLIRGVQDLLVITRAIRETWVLGQIPKKNGDEDAIDYEKCERLLEKAMDDFFGPVAL, encoded by the coding sequence ATGAGCAACCAAGTCCTCCTCGACAAGCTGGACCGCACCACCGAGTCGCTCTCACAGGCCTTGGCGCAACTAGTCAAGCTTTCCTCCATCGACCGCGCGTCCGCCGACAGCGACGGCGACAACGACGGCACCACCGACTCCATAACCTCCGTCGCCACGAACGGCGTCATGATGGTCCACGCCCACACCACGCAGCTGATCAGAGGCGTACAAGACCTGCTCGTGATCACGCGCGCCATCCGCGAAACCTGGGTTCTGGGCCAGATACCGAAGAAAAACGGCGATGAGGATGCCATCGACTACGAGAAGTGCGAGCGCCTTCTAGAGAAGGCCATGGACGACTTTTTCGGCCCAGTTGCGCTTTAA
- the DUT1 gene encoding bifunctional dITP/dUTP diphosphatase (Syntenic homolog of Saccharomyces cerevisiae YBR252W (DUT1)), protein MTDQPAKKVHSAPTLKVQLRSENAIAPTKGSAAAAGYDIYASQDCVIPGRGQGLVATDVSFTVPVGTYGRIAPRSGLAVKHGIQTGAGVVDRDYTGEVKIVLFNHSDRDYAVKRGDRVAQLVLERIVDDAEVVVVESLDESSRGEGGFGSTGN, encoded by the coding sequence ATGACTGACCAGCCTGCTAAGAAAGTACATTCCGCACCAACGCTAAAGGTCCAGCTGCGGTCAGAGAACGCCATTGCCCCTACCAAGGGttccgctgctgctgccggcTACGACATCTACGCGTCGCAGGACTGTGTAATTCCCGGTCGCGGTCAGGGCCTTGTGGCCACGGATGTCTCCTTCACTGTCCCTGTGGGCACCTACGGCAGGATTGCCCCTCGTTCGGGCCTGGCTGTTAAACACGGCATACAAACCGGCGCAGGTGTGGTGGACCGGGACTACACAGGAGAGGTGAAAATCGTTCTTTTCAACCACTCGGACAGGGACTATGCTGTGAAGCGGGGTGACCGGGTTGCCCAGCTCGTGCTGGAGCGGATTGTCGACGACGCAGAGGTAGTCGTAGTGGAGTCCCTCGATGAGAGCTCGCGCGGCGAAGGTGGCTTTGGCTCGACCGGCAACTAG